DNA sequence from the Cystobacter ferrugineus genome:
TCTGGTAGTGCGCGGCGCAGTAGCCCTTGGTGCGGCTGGGCTTGCCGCAGCCAATGATGGCGCAATCCCGCGCGCCGCCCTCGGTGCTGGCGGCCGGCTTGCGGCCACGGCGCTTGCCACCCGCCGAGGCGGAGGACGAAGAGGAAGAGGCAGCCGCGGACGAAGCGCGGGGAGGACGGCCCGGGCTGCGCCGCGTGGCGGCGGCGGCCGCCGACGAGCGCTGAGCGCCACCCGACACGCCGAAGAGGGGACCCACCGCGCTGGCCAGCGGCGCGAGCTGCTCGGCCACGCTGCGCAGGCTGTCGAGATCCGACGTGCCCGCCTCCAGACGCGACACCAGGTCGCGCAGCGGCTTGAGCTGAATCTCGATCTCGTTACGAACCATATCCCTGAATGCCTTGTCGACCGACATGCTCTCGTATCCTCGTGCTCGATGGCCGCCGCTTCGGTGCGGCACGGCTCATCCTGGGGGTTTGCTGTTGGCGCTGCCGTTGTACACAACAGCTCAACAAACATAACGCCATAAATACACCGTTTGTCGATTAAATTTAATTAAATGTCGTCTCCCCCGTGAATCAAGCTGCTACATCTGAACTTTCATTCAGTAGTCGATTGAGCAGGAATCCCAACCCCAAAAGCCTCGCGTGGGCCGCCAGCCACGAGCCATCGGACCCGCGTACAACACCAGGGGTTACAGCCGCACGCCGCCAGCCACACAGCCGGTCTCATCGCCGCGAGGCCGAAAATCGGCCCTCCGGCCCCGCGACCCCTCCCTTCAGGCCGACCCTCCCGCCCGCCTGACAACACTTCATGAGACTCCGAGAGCCCTGCCCCTCGGCCGGAGCCCCCGTCCCATCCCGGGACGGCCCGCGGGCGCGCCCGGCTGCAAGCTGTTGAGACACCGGTGAGACACCGGGGCTGCCAGACACCCCGCGTCACCGCCTCGCCAGGAGTTGACGGGCAGACAGGCAAGCCCGGGCGCCTCCCTCGTAGGTGCCATCCCAACCGGCCATCCCCACCTTCATTCCCCGTGGAGTCCGACCTGAATCCGTTGCGCCGTGCGTTTTTCCGCTTCGCCGAGCGGGGCGCGGC
Encoded proteins:
- a CDS encoding cell wall protein encodes the protein MSVDKAFRDMVRNEIEIQLKPLRDLVSRLEAGTSDLDSLRSVAEQLAPLASAVGPLFGVSGGAQRSSAAAAATRRSPGRPPRASSAAASSSSSSASAGGKRRGRKPAASTEGGARDCAIIGCGKPSRTKGYCAAHYQKLRMLEKTNRRPGEWKDYAEPNSVEDIKLPRGRAAAKALAEAQKNAG